Genomic DNA from Eptesicus fuscus isolate TK198812 chromosome 18, DD_ASM_mEF_20220401, whole genome shotgun sequence:
TCCCCTTGTTTGTATTTTCcttgggaggagctgggagataGAGCTGAGGGCTTGGGCAGCCTCTGAGGAGGGGGGATCTGGCTTAGGTGTGCAGGTttggggggcagctggggcttCTTCCTTGGTGGGATGGTGGGCTCCAGTTTCGGGGTCTTTGTCTGTGACTCCCCAGGGCTTCTTTGGCCGGCAGGGCTGCTGCAGGAGTGGAGAAGGGGGTCCTGCAGGAGCTCGGAGGCCTGCGGGCTGGAGTCCTCATCATGGTGGGCTTGGGGTGGGAAGTCAGGTCCTGTCACAGcagctgggagaggaggaggaggaacagaggCGTTATGGGAATGCAGGCCGGCACCTGCCGCCTGAGGCCCAGAGGTCAGAGTGTAATGGGCTAAAGAGGCAGCCTTCAGGGTGGTCTCTGCAGCTCGGAGGCTCCCTGGGCTGACTTCGGCCATGGCTTTCTCTGGAGGCCCCCAGGCTCTCTGTGCGCAGCCCCCAGGTTCTTCCCGGCTTTGCCCAAGACTCTGACCTGGGCATTCGTGGAGTGGGCTGGAAGCCTGGGCCAAGCGGGCAGTCTCCCTGCCCCTTGGTGGGTGCTCCCTCTCAGAGGGCTGAACACCCCCAGGTAGGTCACAGGTCCTCACGGGGTGAGCATTGTAGATGCCGTCCTGAAGAGTCACCCGCCCCCCAGGCAGCCCTGCGGACAGTACTTTCTGTTCCCCACTGACCTTTTTGGGGGCTGCTGGGATCCCGGGGTCACCTCCTGCCATGGGCCTGGCGTTGCTTTGAACAGTCCCAGTGGGAGCGGCCTGTGCTTGCGAAAGACCATCCTGGAAGGGTGTGGAGACAGCCCCAGGGGCGGGGCCATGCTTGTGCTTGTTCAGCACTTGCTGTTGCAGGCTTTGGGCCTCCGCTGTCGCCATCCGAAGGCTCTGCATGGCGGCCTGGAGGTCTGCTGCTCCGGGCCCTGGTGCTGTAGTCGAGGCTCCTTCCGACTTTCCCGAAGCTTCCATCCCTTTCTGCCCAGGGCAGCTGTCTTCTGGCTTTTCTTTGCCAGCCAAAAGGCTTCTCTTTGCAACGGTCCGTGGGGGACAAggggaggcccctgggtctctcaGGTGCCCTATCTCCATGCTGGGGTCCAGTGGGGGAACATGAATGATGCTCTCAGTTGCAGGCAGCCTCTGGGCCTCCTCGCTGGCTGGCACTGGACCTGGGTCAGCCGGTGGCTCCCACCGCAGGCTGTGCAGGCCGCTCAGGTCTCCTTTGTCTATGCagctggccagcagctgcacacTGCTCCTCTCGGGGGCCCTGCTGGtgagccagggctgcagggagtaGGCAGTCAGTGAGACCAGGCCCTGCTCTGTCTCCTGCATCACCAGCCCAGTCCTCGCCACTGAGGTGCCCAAGCCACAAGCTAGCAACTGCTGGAACTCTGGGTCCAGATCTTCCACATTCCCGCTGCCTCCTGGAAGCCTCATGGGCTTGAGCCGGAGATGGCCCGCTGGGTCCTCCTGAACCAGCAGCCCCTGCTGGTCCACGTCTGGCCGGCTCAGCACTTGGCGGACAATCCTGGGAAGCTCGCCAGATACCAGCTCCTCCTTCCGTATGTGGGGGGCCCCCTGTCCTGGGCCCAGGAGCACATACTTGGCAAGGCAGAGCTCCCCTGGCCCTCGGACCTCCATGAGGATGCCTCCCCGGTGCAGGATGCCAGGCGTGGCATGCAGAGTCCTCAGGGTCCCCTGGGTTGCAGTCTCCTGCCTCTTGGGCACCGAACCTGACAGGTCCACTGGCTGCTCTTCCTGGAGGTCGCCCCCACGGATGCTCTCGGCTGCCAGGGAGCCCATGGGGCAATTCTCAAAGAGCCAGGTGAACTTGTGCACGGAGCCCACAGGGATGGGCTCAGGGATTGCCCTTGACCCCTGGTCTTCCCTCTTGCCTGCGTCCAGGGCCTGGAACACCTCCTTCTGACGAGACACCTGCCCTGAAGGAATCTCCACGCGGCTGCAGTATCGCACAGGCCCTCTTCCACAGGGACGGCCTGACGCCTGCAGAGGCTCAGTCTCAAAgacatgtctgtctgtctgtccttctcCAGCCCGGACCTGGCAAACCTGCAGGTGTTGGTCCCTGGAGCCTTCTGGCCTGTCCAGGGGTTGGGGCACGAACATCCAGGTGCAGGACCGTGCCTCGGCCTTCGCTGTGGGATCTGTGACCTCTGACCCCTGCTTCTCTGCCAACTCACTCATTGGGCATGTCTCAAATAACCACCGGATGGTCTGCACGTCACCCTTGGGGGGTGCCTCAGGCTGGGGCCCTGCCTgactccttccttcttcttcctgtcGTTCCTGCCGCTCCCGCTGGTGGATTACTTCCAGGGGCTGGGTCTCAAAGAGCCACCGGGCGGTGCTCACGTCTCCAGCCACCACTTCCTGTCGGGTGATGCCCCGCACCACGTCGATGGTACTGGGGTTTCGGCCCAGCTGGTCTAGAGGCTGTGTCTCAAACATCCACCGGTAGCCCTGCACATCACCTCCGACTACTTGCTCTCTGCTGACAGAGGTCAGGGCATGGAGGTGGCCTTTGCCATCCTGCATGGCATACACCGTTGACCCTGTGTCCTGGGACTGCCCAGCAGAATCAGTTCCTTCTACTTCGCTCCCATTTCTGGGGGTGGAAGGCTCACCCTGCCCGATGCTGTCCAGGGGGAGGGTCTCAAAAAGGTTCTTGAAAGTCTTCACGTCCCCCTTCACCCCATCCTTTTGGGGGGCACTTGGAGAGAGGGATAGTGCTGAGAAGCTGTCACTGGATAGATGCGCACACAtgagcccctctcccttcccggcACCCACCCGCTGCAGGTGACCCACTTGGACCTTGTCTCTGGGAGTGTCCAGGGGCTTCATCTCAAACAGCCACAGGGTGGAGCGGACATCGCCAGGGACTACTTCCTCTTTGGGCGgggcctctgccccagcctcctcttcccccttGAGAGTGTCTAGCGCTCGGGTCTCAAACAGATGCCGCTGCTGCTGAACATCTGGACCAGGAGGGAGAAGGTCTGGGGATGGCTGGAAGTCCTTCTCGTCCACCAGGATCTCCCGGATGGCATCCAGGGGCTGTGTCTCAAAGATCCAGCGAGTCGCGCTGACATCCGGCcgggccccctcctccagggagatCCCCCGGATCACCCGCACCTGGCTGGGGTCCCGGTTGATGGCATCCAGAGGTTGGGTCTCGAAGAGCCAGCGAGCTGACCTCACCGCATTGCTGTGGATCTCCTCCCGGCAGGCGGCCTTGACCTCATGGATGGCGCCTGCTGCGTCCTGGATGGCACACAGCGGCTCCGTCTGGAACAGCTTCACCGTCTTCTTCACGTCGCCCTTCAGCTCCTGGATCTCCGAGCGCAGCTCCAGGGGACTCTGCTCCTGGGTGGAGGGGCGGGAGCCCAGGCGGTCCAGCGGCCGAGTCTCAAAGAGCATCCTGGTGCCCTGCACATCGCCGCTGGCTGCGGGCTCCTTCGCTGGCGCCTCCGGTGCCTCGGTCTGGCCCGTCAGCTCAGCCAGCGGCTTTGTCTCAAACAGCCGGCGGGCTGCGCGCACGTCCGCTCCAGATGGCGGCGGTCCGGCGGGCTCCTGGTCCGTGCTGCTGGCAAAGGAGCCTTCCTCAAACTTGCGGGAGGTGGCCTGGACGTCACCGCTGGGCACCGGCTCCTTGGCTGCTGGCTTCTCATGGTCCCCAATGGCGTCCAGCCGCCAGTTCTCGAAGATCCAGCGCATGCACTGGACGTCCCCCTCGGTGGGCTCCTCGGAACCCAGGACCTCAGCCAGGTCCTCAGCCACGGCCTCGGCCAGGTTCTTGCGGAGCTCAGGGTGGATGTGCCTGTAGAGGCGGCGGAGCTCGTTGGCTTGCCGCTGCTGGTGGAACTTGGAGAAGGACTCCTTGGGCGGTGGCAGCGGCAGGTCCTCCAgggccggcggcggcggagggAGGGGCAGGTCCTCTGCAGTGGCCATCGGGATGGTGGGTGTGGGGGCCACCTGCGTCTGGGTGTTGGACATCCTTCTGAAGAGAAGGGCAGAGATGAGGATGGGCTGGGGCCTtaggtgggaggggggctggctgctgggagAAATGGGAGGGAGCAGGACGCAGGGTCAGAGTAGGGCTGTGGtgacatggcctctcccagacttcACTTGGGTCTCACTCTGCCGCCTGCATGCTTGGTGTGTGACAGATCTTAAACTTAGGGCACATGGACCCATCTACCAAGGTGGGTCCAGGCTTCCCAGGATCCATCACCTGAGCAAGCAAGACATTGCTGGCCATGAAGCTCTGTCCTTCAGCCTCACAAAGGATGTTCACACCTCCAGCTGGCAAACTGGACAGGCCCCATCCTCACCTTCCTTTACCAAAATCAGGGTTCCCTGGTGGAGTCCCAGAAAGGGAGAGGCAGGTCCCAAAACTAGTGCCTAGGTATTTCCCATAGAGAAGAAATTCTCTTCCATAACACCAGAGGGCGCGCTTGCCACGTTCACTGAGAGTCTTGCCCAGCTGCTACCTAGGCTTTCAACTCACTGTCCATCCTTTCCCAGGCACAGGGGGCCCACAGCCCATGCTCTAGCGGAAGCAGTAGAGGCTCACCAGGTATCTCATGGTTAGGCAGAGCCAGATCCTGAGTCCCACGTAGGGGGTTCTGTGCTATACCCAAGACTCAGAGGTCTGAGCTAGGGGGATCTTGAGGGTCTTCAGGCCCAAGCATTCATaattaaagatgaggaaattgaggcccagaaagggTCAGATCTTGGTGAATGAGTAACAGGTAGTGCTGGCATGGGGTTCCTGGACCCTTTTggggcctggcttccaagagatTAGAGGGTAGGGGGTGTAAAACTTTCCTATCGGCTGTGGTGCCCCTCTGTTCCGCAGCAGACACCCCTAGGAGAGTGAGGGTGACACCTACCGGGGAGGTGGGCAGTGGGACCCTCTGCAGAGACAGCCCTGCCCCTTGCTCTTGGAGACTCGGTCCCAACTGTGTGCAATGAGCCCGAATCCAGCTCCGTGGTCCTCTCCTTTCTCCGACTATGTCAATCAGGTTCCACCATGGCGTTTCCACCCCCcagctcacccctgcccccctccatgGCCTCCCACCCCTCAAGCCCTTCTCTGGTCTCTGTCCTCTATGTCTTATCTGTCTTGTGACAGGTGT
This window encodes:
- the XIRP1 gene encoding xin actin-binding repeat-containing protein 1, whose amino-acid sequence is MSNTQTQVAPTPTIPMATAEDLPLPPPPPALEDLPLPPPKESFSKFHQQRQANELRRLYRHIHPELRKNLAEAVAEDLAEVLGSEEPTEGDVQCMRWIFENWRLDAIGDHEKPAAKEPVPSGDVQATSRKFEEGSFASSTDQEPAGPPPSGADVRAARRLFETKPLAELTGQTEAPEAPAKEPAASGDVQGTRMLFETRPLDRLGSRPSTQEQSPLELRSEIQELKGDVKKTVKLFQTEPLCAIQDAAGAIHEVKAACREEIHSNAVRSARWLFETQPLDAINRDPSQVRVIRGISLEEGARPDVSATRWIFETQPLDAIREILVDEKDFQPSPDLLPPGPDVQQQRHLFETRALDTLKGEEEAGAEAPPKEEVVPGDVRSTLWLFEMKPLDTPRDKVQVGHLQRVGAGKGEGLMCAHLSSDSFSALSLSPSAPQKDGVKGDVKTFKNLFETLPLDSIGQGEPSTPRNGSEVEGTDSAGQSQDTGSTVYAMQDGKGHLHALTSVSREQVVGGDVQGYRWMFETQPLDQLGRNPSTIDVVRGITRQEVVAGDVSTARWLFETQPLEVIHQRERQERQEEEGRSQAGPQPEAPPKGDVQTIRWLFETCPMSELAEKQGSEVTDPTAKAEARSCTWMFVPQPLDRPEGSRDQHLQVCQVRAGEGQTDRHVFETEPLQASGRPCGRGPVRYCSRVEIPSGQVSRQKEVFQALDAGKREDQGSRAIPEPIPVGSVHKFTWLFENCPMGSLAAESIRGGDLQEEQPVDLSGSVPKRQETATQGTLRTLHATPGILHRGGILMEVRGPGELCLAKYVLLGPGQGAPHIRKEELVSGELPRIVRQVLSRPDVDQQGLLVQEDPAGHLRLKPMRLPGGSGNVEDLDPEFQQLLACGLGTSVARTGLVMQETEQGLVSLTAYSLQPWLTSRAPERSSVQLLASCIDKGDLSGLHSLRWEPPADPGPVPASEEAQRLPATESIIHVPPLDPSMEIGHLRDPGASPCPPRTVAKRSLLAGKEKPEDSCPGQKGMEASGKSEGASTTAPGPGAADLQAAMQSLRMATAEAQSLQQQVLNKHKHGPAPGAVSTPFQDGLSQAQAAPTGTVQSNARPMAGGDPGIPAAPKKVSGEQKVLSAGLPGGRVTLQDGIYNAHPVRTCDLPGGVQPSEREHPPRGRETARLAQASSPLHECPGQSLGQSREEPGGCAQRAWGPPEKAMAEVSPGSLRAAETTLKAASLAHYTLTSGPQAAGAGLHSHNASVPPPPLPAAVTGPDFPPQAHHDEDSSPQASELLQDPLLHSCSSPAGQRSPGESQTKTPKLEPTIPPRKKPQLPPKPAHLSQIPPPQRLPKPSALSPSSSQGKYKQGEIDAATPRPAKPGPQHGPSTMAPGPTKSQAMGSNAQSPEPPKLSALNSDPTSPRQGPSTPGEKLMEGSQQGAPGSSETQQGSQQELQGLLSQVQALEKEAASSVDVGALRRLFEAVPQLGGALQAPTAPHKPEASVEQAFGELTRVSMEVSRLKEQTLARLLDIEEAVHKALSSMSSLQPEANTRGYSQGPPEDHSAPKVSVMDSSRARLNCSGEKVRGQTAIKSQTEVTCHTEVQSQAKVKNHTENIGPADSDAPSTRRLETLGEDSGVPPVLPSSRDAPSSPTFISIKSATRKLPEAPSPEGSPDVSVKSTHLAQDVSQALLHQKGIRDKAGETEVTQCSGQPEPQPSTLASASTLPGARQKSVLELQTGPGGSQRCEAVRTVTEQHKEVGQCGNSLPTSSTMVTEQAGPAGGPGPHLGLQASPLLKQFLRSPAGLSGHSQPAAQ